In one window of Microscilla marina ATCC 23134 DNA:
- a CDS encoding T9SS type A sorting domain-containing protein: MKQYNNIITLLIVWWITSTFSIVTAQTVNLELPNSKVLVTLDGTGRWGIDDGTAGQLGFVYNGNDLLKNTTTNRNEAGLMLGVSTTKVSDVVKTSTTNRNTDFALQGNIGAGNTAGGFKEYVALYKEAGGVTNPLGIQVTQKLYGWNTGADEGFVIVEYRLKNTTSDTIKQLSLGIFADWNLGTMTENRANWDSSNQLGYVYESGGSGNHVGIALLTAQTPQYYAFDQDGTAGSINIGDGFSKAEKYQSMASNLERTQAGANGNGNDVAHTVGARLITLAPGKTSIVAFAIVAGTSLTNLQNRVQTATNRFKAYHASPAPTLPADLKVCGPAGETTLTPTGGTQFRFYDQIPTPGVTTPIGEGTDLRAQNIQANRTIYVTSIDSLYEGTHSSITIRYVYPTAVIEDGIRELCVNGTLTLQATTGNTGISYQWQRNGQNIGSNNTNVLINQAGTYQVTVTEEGCSRTSAPVTITQIATPLISQSGTELSVNVPGAKTYQWFYNDLPLTGATNAAYIPRAPGTYTLSVGFGNGCEVLSNAFEVEVTSIANMPKLKGVKVYPVPNAGSCTLELPQNIGRRLQLALIDLSGRTQYSAIFVDKQHKVALELPQYLPTGIYFLQITTGQKQAIIKLAIQR; encoded by the coding sequence ATGAAACAATACAACAATATTATAACCTTACTCATTGTCTGGTGGATTACGAGTACGTTCTCAATAGTTACCGCCCAAACTGTAAACCTGGAGTTACCCAATAGCAAAGTATTAGTAACACTGGATGGTACCGGACGGTGGGGAATCGATGATGGTACTGCTGGGCAACTGGGCTTTGTATACAATGGCAACGATTTGCTCAAAAATACTACGACTAATCGCAACGAAGCCGGTTTGATGTTGGGCGTATCCACAACTAAGGTATCAGACGTAGTAAAAACCAGTACTACTAACCGTAATACCGACTTTGCCCTTCAGGGCAATATCGGGGCGGGTAATACCGCAGGAGGCTTTAAAGAATATGTGGCGCTATACAAAGAAGCCGGAGGTGTAACCAACCCATTGGGCATACAGGTTACCCAAAAACTGTATGGGTGGAACACTGGCGCAGATGAGGGTTTTGTCATTGTGGAATATCGCCTCAAAAACACAACAAGTGATACAATTAAGCAACTGTCGTTAGGCATTTTTGCTGATTGGAATCTAGGAACAATGACCGAAAACAGGGCAAACTGGGACTCAAGCAATCAACTGGGTTATGTATATGAATCGGGGGGATCAGGCAACCATGTGGGCATTGCTTTGCTTACGGCTCAAACTCCTCAATACTATGCTTTCGACCAAGATGGTACTGCTGGCAGTATCAACATTGGAGATGGTTTTAGCAAAGCAGAAAAGTACCAAAGTATGGCTAGTAACCTGGAGCGTACTCAGGCAGGTGCAAATGGCAATGGAAATGATGTGGCACATACTGTAGGCGCTCGCTTGATTACGTTGGCGCCTGGCAAAACCAGTATTGTGGCTTTTGCTATTGTAGCTGGTACTAGCCTAACCAACTTACAAAATAGGGTACAAACCGCTACCAACAGGTTCAAAGCTTACCATGCCAGTCCTGCTCCTACCCTTCCGGCAGACTTGAAAGTATGTGGACCAGCAGGTGAAACCACCCTGACCCCTACTGGTGGTACCCAGTTCAGGTTTTATGACCAAATACCTACTCCCGGAGTTACTACCCCAATTGGCGAAGGCACTGATTTAAGGGCTCAAAATATTCAGGCAAATCGCACGATTTATGTCACCAGTATCGATTCCTTGTATGAGGGTACTCATTCAAGTATCACCATTCGTTATGTATACCCCACCGCTGTGATTGAAGATGGAATACGTGAGCTTTGTGTAAATGGTACCCTTACCTTGCAGGCAACTACAGGAAATACAGGGATAAGCTATCAATGGCAGCGGAACGGGCAAAATATTGGGAGTAACAACACCAATGTGTTAATTAATCAAGCAGGAACTTATCAGGTGACTGTTACTGAAGAAGGGTGCAGCCGTACCTCAGCACCTGTGACCATTACTCAAATAGCTACTCCGTTGATTAGTCAATCTGGCACTGAACTAAGTGTAAATGTTCCTGGGGCAAAAACATATCAATGGTTTTACAATGACCTTCCTTTAACAGGCGCCACCAACGCTGCTTACATTCCTCGTGCACCAGGTACCTATACGCTAAGTGTTGGCTTTGGCAATGGTTGTGAGGTATTGAGCAATGCTTTTGAGGTAGAAGTCACCAGTATAGCGAATATGCCAAAGCTGAAAGGAGTAAAAGTATACCCAGTTCCCAATGCAGGCAGCTGCACACTAGAGTTGCCTCAGAATATTGGCAGGAGGTTACAACTCGCCTTGATAGATTTATCAGGACGCACCCAGTATTCTGCTATATTTGTAGATAAACAACACAAAGTAGCATTAGAACTCCCGCAATATTTGCCTACAGGCATTTATTTTTTGCAAATTACCACAGGACAAAAACAAGCGATCATTAAACTGGCAATTCAAAGATAA
- a CDS encoding fibronectin type III domain-containing protein, translated as MKNFTQKHQRTTRRLIFTFFVGLFAFSQATAQVLRDTVIGKPAVKVQARAIQTQVKLRWAPNRPVAWQYGNQYGYQLEKYLVFKNGQILSKPQKIATSKAEFKPLPLNAWEKVANSMGKAKENYALVAAQALYGEGFGLTTNGKKNTELKKIINRVKEQDMRFAYALMASDHAPKVAEASGLAWTDTKVKKGEKYLYKIFIKLPATVNYRVDTGYVYTGVDDYEALPKPIEFSATFGNRTVMLTWNRWYHERFYVAYWVERSADGGKTYQKTTKAPIGNVLQEEVGIQSRFLYRIDSLPNNEQTYHYRVRGLTSFGELGPPSETIAGQGWANNLPLPKLTQPTLQTNGSVKLSWTFPVDKQKDIVGFVVEKSRRASGAPYKVLHAQKTLPTNTRDFTDLAISGVAYYRLGIVSKKPLGGTTKTVSSLGGKKNNEPTTPATTNIKYTYPFLVQQPDTTAPQPPTLVTGVIDSAGKVILNWKPSIDDDVEGYRVYRANYAGEEFSQITKVMVNDTVFIDSVTVKSLTSQVLYKVQAVDEYVNPSEFSAVAVLRRPDVVPPVPPVFTQVVSADTGVHIAWQASSSIDVARHALYRQQRGKANEWVLIKAFMAPTLPKTQADTGTQLPGHTMKYTDKSLEVGVDYQYTVIAIDSSNLESPPAKPVTGRKIDKGIRGEVKKLRASTSSAPVEVTLRWKYDYSTTPESFTIYKGEELSGLKLYTTIKGELRTWTDKKVERNRSYKYRIQANFKGGAVSKFSKLVIASF; from the coding sequence ATGAAGAACTTCACCCAAAAACATCAGCGCACCACACGGCGTCTGATCTTTACTTTTTTTGTTGGGCTGTTTGCTTTTAGTCAAGCTACTGCTCAGGTATTGCGTGATACTGTCATTGGCAAACCTGCCGTAAAGGTACAGGCACGCGCCATTCAAACTCAGGTAAAACTGCGTTGGGCACCCAATCGCCCAGTGGCCTGGCAATATGGCAATCAATACGGCTATCAACTAGAAAAATACCTGGTGTTTAAGAATGGGCAAATACTGTCTAAACCTCAGAAAATTGCGACCAGCAAGGCTGAATTTAAACCATTGCCGCTGAATGCCTGGGAAAAAGTAGCAAATAGTATGGGCAAAGCAAAAGAAAATTATGCATTGGTAGCAGCTCAGGCACTTTATGGCGAAGGTTTTGGGCTCACTACCAATGGTAAAAAGAACACAGAGTTAAAGAAAATAATTAATCGGGTGAAAGAACAAGACATGCGTTTTGCTTACGCATTGATGGCAAGCGACCATGCCCCTAAAGTAGCTGAAGCCAGCGGGCTTGCCTGGACAGATACCAAAGTAAAAAAAGGAGAAAAATATTTATATAAAATATTTATTAAATTACCTGCCACTGTTAACTATAGAGTAGATACAGGGTATGTGTATACTGGTGTAGATGATTATGAGGCACTGCCCAAACCTATTGAATTTAGTGCTACTTTTGGTAATCGCACAGTCATGCTTACCTGGAACCGTTGGTATCACGAGCGATTTTATGTGGCTTACTGGGTAGAAAGGTCTGCTGATGGAGGAAAAACTTACCAAAAAACAACCAAAGCACCTATTGGAAACGTGCTACAGGAAGAGGTAGGTATTCAAAGTCGTTTTTTATATCGCATTGATTCTCTGCCCAACAATGAACAAACTTATCATTACAGGGTACGCGGGCTTACGTCTTTTGGAGAACTTGGCCCACCCTCAGAAACTATTGCCGGACAAGGTTGGGCAAATAACCTCCCCCTCCCCAAACTTACCCAACCTACTTTACAAACCAATGGAAGCGTAAAACTTAGCTGGACATTCCCGGTAGATAAACAAAAAGACATTGTAGGATTTGTGGTAGAAAAATCCCGAAGAGCTAGTGGTGCACCTTATAAAGTATTACACGCTCAAAAAACTTTGCCAACCAACACTCGGGATTTTACCGATCTTGCAATCAGTGGGGTGGCTTACTATAGATTGGGCATTGTCAGTAAAAAGCCCTTGGGTGGGACAACTAAAACGGTTTCGTCGTTGGGAGGAAAGAAAAATAATGAACCCACCACCCCTGCCACCACCAATATAAAATATACTTATCCTTTTTTGGTACAACAGCCTGATACTACTGCTCCTCAACCACCTACGTTGGTAACTGGAGTAATTGATAGTGCTGGAAAGGTAATTTTAAACTGGAAGCCTTCTATTGATGATGACGTAGAAGGGTATCGGGTATACCGGGCAAACTATGCTGGAGAAGAATTTTCACAAATAACCAAGGTAATGGTAAACGATACCGTATTTATTGACTCAGTAACAGTAAAATCACTTACCAGCCAGGTGCTTTACAAAGTACAAGCTGTAGACGAGTATGTAAACCCTTCAGAATTCTCTGCAGTGGCGGTACTTCGTCGGCCAGATGTAGTGCCACCAGTTCCTCCAGTATTTACTCAGGTTGTAAGTGCCGATACAGGTGTACATATTGCCTGGCAAGCCAGTAGCAGTATTGATGTAGCCCGTCATGCACTTTACCGCCAGCAACGGGGCAAAGCCAACGAGTGGGTATTAATCAAGGCGTTTATGGCACCAACACTCCCGAAAACACAAGCAGACACTGGTACACAATTGCCTGGACATACCATGAAGTATACAGACAAATCGCTTGAGGTTGGGGTAGACTACCAATATACTGTCATTGCTATTGATTCCAGTAATTTGGAGTCTCCGCCTGCCAAACCAGTAACAGGACGTAAAATAGATAAAGGGATCAGGGGTGAAGTCAAAAAGTTGAGGGCCAGCACCAGTAGCGCCCCTGTAGAAGTAACTTTGCGCTGGAAGTATGACTACTCAACCACCCCAGAAAGCTTTACCATCTACAAAGGGGAGGAGTTAAGCGGGTTAAAACTATATACTACCATCAAAGGGGAGTTGCGTACTTGGACAGATAAGAAAGTGGAACGAAACCGCAGCTACAAATACCGTATTCAGGCAAATTTTAAAGGTGGGGCAGTGTCTAAGTTTAGCAAGTTGGTCATTGCAAGTTTTTAG